The Arachis ipaensis cultivar K30076 chromosome B07, Araip1.1, whole genome shotgun sequence genome includes a window with the following:
- the LOC107605945 gene encoding protein IWS1 homolog encodes MEIGTKKMKVDKEMLNLNDVVSIVSKNCRCNELEERSKKAEGRCAELEFELQRKHSQCEALEAKLKALEADKFAAEEELKVLRVSSEKHKEETQISNEKERGEATIDNLPDDNEVVQLMIENKVLECEKKRAESEAEVWKDNYKKMELRAIQLELGRGHERNEKQEASNWTTATVGSHQGPISNSRFHPARQARKQLKFLNEESPCKRMAPSTPLGAKPASVCVIDITDSDDEPNIIQTSPVLTQGGGNISVPTCFVAEIGKMSNIDGGNNEKDLSAGEDVPFVATLKRKRTCNVVTSESEHDDANDCDDDDDDMPISKLKRMHIPKAGSEQVKCDVNSSATTTTFAYNKTIGTATPRRRLVPLRKCARERECKKKSSNRSKKAKHQESIATNSCESEEDLSDSEDEGLSDFIVDDSDVSNCDDASSKSHTVSNDDGDSDSSNSQDVPDDDSCSDSQEETDRKVDFGMILSQIQRRKDHKTKWEYEADMLAAFGKDPELCMKAVCALYLQQTSEEQMSRGSMYSNQRGFSKFDAHRGSTLAEFLTNGDPLGGLKKSVKELKEYDPQAVELCRTLAIRYSRQLYEIYKNKEYPFFS; translated from the exons ATGGAGATAGGTACAAAGAAGATGAAAGTCGATAAAGAAATGCTAAACCTCAATGACGTGGTCAGCATTGTGTCAAAAAATTGTCGGTGTAACGAATTGGAAGAGAGAAGCAAGAAAGCTGAAGGGAGGTGTGCTGAGTTAGAatttgagcttcaaaggaaacATAGTCAATGTGAAGCACTCGAGGCTAAACTTAAGGCACTGGAAGCAGATAAATTTGCTGCTGAAGAGGAGTTGAAGGTTTTGAGGGTTTCTAGTGAGAAGCACAAAGAGGAAACACAAATTAGCAATGAAAAAGAGAGAGGGGAAGCAACAATTGACAACTTGCCAGATGATAATGAGGTTGTTCAGCTAATGATTGAAAATAAGGTTTTGGAATGTGAGAAGAAAAGGGCCGAGAGTGAGGCTGAGGTATGGAAAGATAATTACAAGAAAATGGAATTACGGGCCATACAATTGGAGCTAGGAAGGGGCCATGAAAGAAACGAGAAACAGGAAGCAAGCAACTGGACTACTGCTACAGTTGGTTCACATCAAGGACCAATCTCAAATTCTAGATTTCATCCGGCAAGACAAGCCAGAAAACAGTTGAAATTTCTAAATGAAGAGAGTCCCTGCAAAAGGATGGCTCCATCTACGCCTCTTGGTGCAAAACCTGCTTCAGTCTGTGTAATTGATATCACTGACAGTGATGATGAACCTAATATTATCCAAACCTCACCTGTACTAACTCAGGGTGGTGGAAATATTTCTGTTCCAACATGTTTTGTAGCCGAAATTGGAAAGATGTCTAACATTGATGGTGGAaacaatgaaaaagatttgagtgCTGGTGAAGATGTTCCTTTTGTTGCCACCCTTAAGAGGAAACGAACTTGTAATGTTGTCACAAGTGAGTCTGAACATGATGATGCCAATgattgtgatgatgatgatgatgatatgccGATTAGTAAGCTTAAGAGGATGCATATTCCGAAAGCAGGATCAGAGCAAGTTAAATGTGACGTAAATAGTTCGGCGACTACTACTACTTTTGCATATAACAAGACTATAGGCACTGCAACACCTCGACGGCGCCTAGTGCCTCTTAGAAAATGTGCAAGAGAACGAGAGTGTAAAAAGAAGTCTTCAAATAGATCTAAGAAGGCCAAACATCAAGAAAGTATAGCAACAAATTCTTGCGAATCAGAGGAAGATTTGTCAGACTCTGAAGATGAAGGCTTGAGTGATTTTATTGTTGATGATTCTGATGTATCTAATTGTGATGATGCATCAAGCAAGTCGCACACTGTATCTAACGATGATGGAGACTCTGATTCCAGTAACTCACAAGATGTACCTGATGATGACTCATGCTCTGATTCGCAGGAAGAAACTGATAGGAAAGTGGACTTTGGGATGATACTATCACAAATTCAGAGGAGGAAAGACCACAAAACGAAGTGGGAGTATGAAGCTGACATGCTTGCAGCATTTGGAAAGGATCCTGAACTGTGTATGAAGGCTGTCTGTGCTCTTTATCTACAACAAACATCTGAGGAACAGATGAGCAGGGGATCAATGTATTCCAACCAGCGGGGATTCAGCAAGTTTGATGCTCACAG AGGTAGTACATTGGCTGAGTTCCTCACTAATGGAGATCCTCTTGGTGGTTTGAAGAAGAGTGTGAAGGAATTGAAGGAATATGACCCCCAAGCAGTTGAACTGTGCAGAACTCTGGCCATTCGGTACTCAAGACAATTATATGAGATCTACAAGAACAAAGAGTATCCTTTTTTTTCTTGA